The region ACCGCCGCGACCCCGATGAACCAGGCCACCGACATCCCGGCCGCGATGCCCGTGAGCCAGACCAGCGGCCCGCCGGAGCCGTCCGTGGGCAGCGCGGCGACCAGAGGGAAGTGCGGAAGCTGGGGGTAGGAGGTGATGCCCAGCGGCGCGACCACACTGCCGCCGCCGACCGTGAAGCCCGCGCCGACCCCGTACGCGGCGCCCCAGACGATGGCGTTCGGCAGCAGCGCCAGGCTCACCAGCAGCACCGCGAACCGCCCCGACCACACATCGCTGAGGTTGAGGAACGTCACCTGTACGGCGCCCGCGTGGCTCAGCATCGACGTCGCCGTAAGGAGCGCACCGCTGCCGAGCAGGACGACGAGACCGCTGGTCCCGGCCCGTAGCGCGGCGGTCAGCCGGGGACGCCGGCACCAGCCGCGCGCGGCCAGGTAAGCGGCCAGGGACACGGCCATCCGTACGGTCCGGCCGACGCCGGGGAGCCGCCGCAGTCCGGCGTTCGCCCGTCCGGGCAGGCGGAGCGGGAACCGTCCGCCTGCCGTCCACACGCCGACGGCGGCGATGGCCGCGGCGACGACCGGCAGATGCAGCAGCGCGCTGAGCAGGTCGACACGCAGCGGCCCGCCCGAGGCATACAGGACGGCCGCGGTGCCGACCATCAGATAGCCGCCGGTCACCCAGGCGAAGGCGGTGCGCGGATCGACGACGGACTCCGGATCGACAACGGACTCCGCGGGCACCCACTGCCCCTCCTGCCCCTCGCTCTCCTCCGGCCCCGCCTGGTAGACGGCGTGCTGGGCGGCCCGGTAGAGCAGCCAGCACGGCACGATGCCGAGCAGCAGCGGGGTCAGCCCGACGGGTGCGGTGTGGCCGGAGAGCGTCTCGGTGCGCACGAGGTCGGCGCCATGGCCGAGCAGCCACAGGTCGGCGGCGACATGCAGGGCCCCGTCGGGGCTGCTGTCGGGGGACGAGGAAGTGATCCACAGCAGCAGTACGACCACGGCGAACGTGCCGAGGCCGAGCCCCGCGGCGACCACACCGCCGAGGAACGCCTCCCTGATGGCGGAGGAGCGCCGGGGCGCGGAGCGGTCACGTGAGGACACCGACGGGCTGCGATCGGTCGTTTGCGTCACGTGACCATGCTGCCAATAACAGCCGTTTCATCCTCACATCAAGGGTTTGGTCGCCGTGTCGCGTCTAGTCCGCTTATGCGTCTTTTATGGCGCTGTGGGATGGATAGGTGGCTTGCCGATTCCGCAACCGGGTATCCGTCGCCCGGGAACGGCGCGGGCCCGCACCACCCCAGGGTGGTGCGGGCCCGTGGCATCAAGCCGTGGCGGCTCAGCCGGCCAGGGCGGCGCGCGCCAGGCGCGCGGTCTCGGACGGGGTCTTGCCGACCTTCACGCCCGCGGCCTCGAGGGCCTCCTTCTTCGCCTGCGCGGTGCCGGAGGAGCCGGAGACGATGGCACCCGCGTGGCCCATCGTCTTGCCCTCGGGCGCGGTGAAGCCCGCCACATAGCCGACGACCGGCTTGGTGACGTTGGCCTTGATGAAGTCCGCGGCCCGCTCCTCGGCGTCGCCGCCGATCTCGCCGATCATCACGATCAGGTCGGTGTCGGGGTCGGCCTCGAAGGCGGCGAGGGCGTCGATGTGGGTGGTGCCGATGATCGGGTCACCGCCGATGCCCACGCAGGACGAGAAGCCGATGTCCCGCAGCTCGTACATCATCTGGTAGGTCAGCGTGCCGGACTTCGACACCAGACCGATCCGGCCGGGCTTGGTGATGTCGGCCGGGATGATGCCCGCGTTCGACTGACCCGGCGTGATCAGACCCGGGCAGTTCGGGCCGATGATGCGGGTCTTGTTGCCCTTCTTGCCCGCGTAGGCCCAGAAGTTCGCCGAGTCGTGGACGGCGATGCCCTCGGTGATCACGACGGCGAGCGGAATCTCGGCGTCGATCGCCTCGATGACCGCGCCCTTGGTGAACTTCTCCGGGACGAAGATGACCGTGACATCGGCGCCGGTGGCGTCGACGGCCTCCTTGACGGAGCCGAAGACCGGGATCTCGGAGCCGTCGAAGTCAACGGTGGTGCCGGCCTTGCGGGGGTTCACGCCGCCGACGATGTTGGTGCCCGAGGCAAGCATCCGACGGGTGTGCTTCTGCCCCTCGGACCCGGTCATCCCCTGGACGATGACCTTGCTTTCCTTGGTGAGGAAGATAGCCATGGTTTCTGGTGACCTCGTCCCTTACTTCGCAGCCAGCTCGGCGGCACGCTCGGCCGCGCCGTCCATGGTGTCCACCTGCTGAACGAGCGGGTGGTTGGCGTCGGTGAGGATCTTGCGACCCAGCTCCGCGTTGTTGCCGTCGAGGCGCACGACCAGCGGCTTGGAGACGTCCTCGCCCTTGGACTTCAGCAGCTCCAGGGCCTGGACGATGCCGTTGGCGACAGCGTCACAGGCGGTGATGCCACCGAAGACGTTGACGAAGACCGACTTGACGTCCGGGTCGCCGAGGATGATCTCGAGACCGTTGGCCATTACCTCGGCGGAGGCGCCACCACCGATGTCGAGGAAGTTGGCGGGCTTCACATTGCCGTGGTTCTCACCGGCGTAGGCGACGACGTCGAGGGTCGACATGACCAGGCCCGCGCCGTTGCCGATGATGCCGACCTCGCCGTCGAGCTTGACGTAGTTGAGGCCCTTGGCCTTCGCGGCCGCCTCGAGGGGGTTGGCCGCGGCCTTGTCCTCGAGCGCCTCGTGCTCCGGCTGGCGGAAGGCGGCGTTCTCGTCCAGGGAGACCTTGCCGTCCAGCGCGATGATCTTGCCGTCGTCGGCCTTGACCAGCGGGTTGACCTCGACGAGCAGGGCGTCTTCCTTGATGAAGACGACCCACAGCTTCTGCAGGACCTCGACGACCTGGTCCGCGATCTCGGCCGGGAACTTCGCGGCGGCGACGATCTCGGCGGCCTTCTCCTGGGTCACGCCCTCGATGGCGTCCACCGGGATCTTGGCGAGCGCCTCGGGGTTCTGCTCCGCGACGACCTCGATCTCCACGCCGCCCTCGACGGAGGCCATGGCGAGGAAGGTCCGATTGGTGCGGTCCAGCAGGAAGGAGACGTAGTACTCCTCCTTGATGTCCGCGGTCTGGGCCAGCATCACCTTGTGGACCGTGTGGCCCTTGATGTCCATACCCAGGATCTGGCCGGCCTTCTCCACGGCGTCGGCCGGGTCGGAGGCCAGCTTGACGCCACCGGCCTTGCCGCGGCCGCCCACCTTCACCTGCGCCTTGACGACCGCGCGGCCGCCCAAGCGCTCGGCCACCTCGCGCGCCGCCTCAGGCGTGTCGATGACTTCACCGGCCAGCACCGGCACACCGTGCTTGGCGAAGAGGTCCCTCGCCTGGTATTCGAACAGGTCCACGCGCGTCCGTCCCTTTTCCATGGATATCGCGGTCGTTATCTGCGCGGGCGTGCCGCGGGGGCAGCGTGAGGACGCGATCTATAACGAGGGCGGCACACGTTCGCCGGGTACGCGGCATGTCCGTCTCGCAGGTTATCTCCGCAGGACGTGCGGCCCTAAATCGCAGATCACACTGGAGCGGTGATTACGGTCACAGATCGCGACCGTTTCCATCTATCTCCGTACGACAACCGGGCAGCCCCCTCCCCAACGAGGGCTGCCCGGTCGATGACGCTCGCCTTACGGTTTTACTGTTTTCCGGCCTTCATAGTGTGACCGCCGTACGCCCGCAGGGGCGATCAGACGGTCGGGAGCGTGCCCGGAACGGTCGGGAGCTGGGCCGGGAGCTGCGGCAGCTCGGCCGGAACCTGCGGGAGGTCGGCCGGAACGGTGGGCAGCTCCGCCGGGAGCTGCGGGAGCTCCGCCGGGAGCTGCGGCAGCTCGGCCGGAACCTGCGGGAGGTCGGCCGGAACGGTCGGGAGCTCCGCCGGGAGCTGCGACAGGTCGGCCGGAACGGTGGGCAGCTCCGCCGGGAGCTCCGCCGGGAGCTGCGACAGGTCGGCCGGAACGGTCGGCAGGTCCGCCGGCAGGACCGGGAGGGCCGGGATGTTGGCCGCGTCGGTCAGGTCGGTGGGCAGCGCGGGGAGCAGGCTCAGCGCACCGTCCTTGACGTTCCCCACGGTGGTCTGGGCGTCCGCGACCGTGCCCAGGGCCAGGTCCTGGGCGAACGGCACGGTGGTGCCCGCCAGGTCCTGCGCGAACGGGACGGCGGTCGACGGCACGCTCACCACGACCGGCACCAGGCGGTCGACGGTGTCCTGGGCGGCCGGAACCACGTTGGAGACGGTGCCCAGCGCGAAGCCCTGGGCGCTGCCGGTCACGACGCCGACGTACGGGGTGGTGCGGGCCACGGCGTCGTCGGCCAGCGCGCCGGTGTCACCGACGGTCCGCTGCGCGACCGGGACGACCTTGACCACGATGCGGTGCACGGCGGGCGGCAGCACGTCCGAGGCCACACCGTCGACGACCGGCTTGGCGGTGCCGACGACACCCTGGACCTTGCCGGTCAGCTCCTCCGGGCGGATGCCGGCGCCGGAGAGGCAGGCGAGCAGGTCATTGGCCGAACCCGGGGCGGCGGGCAGCTTCGGGGTGGCGGGGAGCTGGGCGGGCAGCTTGCCCGTGACGCCCTTGACGTCCGTCAGCGAGCCGGTGGGCAGCGTGGAGGTGTCGGGCAGGGTCGGCAGCGAGCCGAGGCCGGGGAGGCTGGGCACCACACCGGGGACCTCGCCGGTGGGCAGGTCGAGGTCGGTGGTCTTCTTGACGGTCTTCTCGAGACCCTTGATGGCCTTGTGGGCCTTCTTGACGACCTTGTCCTGCTTGGCGGCGTCGCCGGTAAGGCCGTCGGTGGTGCCCTCGACGGTCTTGGTGACGTCCGAGACCCGCGGCAGGTTGGCGGCGCCGGGGACGCGGTCCCGCACGGGGGCGGTGACGCCGTCCACGGTGGAGGCGGCGCCGTCCACGGTCTTCTTCGCGGTGTCGGTGACCTTGGAGGTGTCGGCCACGCCACCGGTCACGCCGTCGACCGTCTTGGTCACCTTGTCGGTCGGCAGGGTCTTGTTCACCGTCTTGGTGACGCCGTCCACGGTGCTGGTGACACCGTCGGTGGCGGGAACGGCCGGGTTCTCGGCGGCGTTGGCGGCGGCGGAACCGAGGGCCCAGATACCGGTGGCGGCAGCGGCTACGAGGATGGAGCGGCGAAGGTTGTTGCGCATGGTGGAGGAAGTCCTTCGAAGTCAAGAGGGGTGTCGGACGGGCAGACCTGACCCGCCCCCGCGCGGCAGGTCTCAACAGACGGGGGTGAGGTCTGCCCTAGCCGGGGAATTCGAGGACTTCGTTGAACCGCTCGCGCGTCGGCGCCGAGCTCTCCGCGCGGACCGTACCGGGCTTCAGCCCGAACGACGCCGCGGCGGACGGCGGAAGAGCGGCCCGGGTGTTCCCGCCACGGGAAGCGCCGCTGTCGCCGGTGCACTGGGAGGTGGCCCCGAGCGGGGACCGCGGAAGGGGCAGCGGCGCCGGGGCGCCACCGTCCGGACCGGTGCCGGAGGCTGCCGCCCGGACGACGGGGCCGTGCCCGGCGTGGGAGGCGGCCGCGTCGTGGTGCGTGGTGACGGCCGGGATGTGGGCCTCGGGCCCTATCGGGGCCGCGGCGGCGGGCGCCGCCTTGTGCACCGTCACCGGCTCGGCCTTGGCCGCGTGGTGCTCGGCGGCCGGGCCGTGGTCCGCCACGGAGCCAGAGGAGCCCAGGCCGATGGCGTCACCGATGCCGACGTCGGGCAGCCGCACCGGCAGCTCGCCGCTCGTGGCGTCGCCGACCAGATCGTCGATCGGCTTGGTGATCTTCTGCGCCTCGCGCTCGACCGGCTCCTGGATGGGCCGCACGGTCTTCCGTACGACGTCCTGTGCCGTGTGAGTGGTACGCCCCACCACAGGCGGTGCGTGCCGCTCCACCTGCTGCCGCGCCCGCTCGACACCCGAGGGGTCGAGCAGCCCGGAGACGGCGGAACGGTCGGCCGACGCGCCGGTGGCGGCGCCCTGTTCGCTCCGCTCGGCGGCGTGCGCGCTGCCACCGAAGAGGAACGCCAGGGCCAGGAAGCCGCCGAGGAAGAGCGCCGCCAACAGCGCCCGCCGCGCGGCCACCGTGCGCGGCAGGCGCACGGTGACAGGCATGGCGGACACGACAGACACGAGCGGGGCCTTCCCTGAGTACGAGGCGTACCTACGAGCCGTACGACGGGCACGTAAGCGTGGCGATATGGCTTTGAGGCCGCACTGAGCAGGACGACATCGCCAACCGGATGGCTGGATTCACGTCCTGGGCGACGGGGTTGATCCTTGCACGACCCACAGGGGTCGGCGCAAGCCCCGGATCACTGATGGATCGCCATGTCCGGTATGGGCAGTTGGCGTCGTTCGATGGCCGCCGCCATCACCTCCGGGAAGAGATCGGGGGTGCAGGCGAAGGCGGGCGCGCCCAGCGCGGCGAGCGCCGCCGCATGCTCGCGGTCGTAACTCGGCGCCCCCTCGTCGGACAACGCGAGCAGCGTCACGAACTGCACCCCGGACGCCTTCATCGCGGCGACCCGCCCCAGCATCTCCTCGCGTATACCGCCCTCGTAGAGGTCGCTGATGAGGACGACGACGGTGTCGGCGGGCCGGGTGATCTTCGACTGGCAGTAGGCCAGCGCGCGGTTGATGTCGGTGCCGCCGCCGAGTTGGGTGCCGAAGAGGACGTCCACCGGATCGTCGAGCTCATCGGTCAGGTCGACCACGGAGGTGTCGAAGACGACCAGCCGGGTGGCCAGGGAACGCATCGAGGCGAGCACGGCGCCGAAAACCGAGGCGTAGACCACGGACGCGGCCATCGACCCCGACTGGTCGACGCACAGCACCACGTCCTTCTTCACCCCGCGCGCCGCCCGCCCGTATCCGATGAGCCGCTCGGGGACGACCGTTCGGTGCGCGGGCAGGTAGTTCTTGAGGTTGGCCCGGATGGTGCGGTCCCAGTCGATGTCCCGGTGGCGCGGGCGGCTGATCCGGGTGGAGCGGTCGAGCGCTCCGGTGAGGGTGGCGCGGGTGCGGGTCGCCAGCCGCTTCTCCAGATCCTCGACGACCTTACGGACGACGGCCCGAGCGGTGTTCTTGGTCGTCTCCGGCATCGCCTTGTTGAGGGACAACAGGGTGCCCACGAGGTGGACGTCCGCTTCCACGGCCTCCAGCATCTCCGGCTCCAGCAGCAGGGCGGAGAGCCCCAGCCGGTCGATGGCGTCGCGCTGCATGACCTGGACGACGGAGGTGGGGAAGTACGTACGGATGTCGCCGAGCCAGCGGGCCACTTGGGGCGCGGAGCCGCCGAGCCCGCCGGAGCGCGCACCGCTCGCCGCGCCCTGGGGGCCGCCACTGCGCCCGGCGACCGTGCCACCGCCGCCGTGGCCGGCACCGCCCCCGGAGCCATAGAGGGCTTCAAGGGTGCGGTCCATGGCGGCGTCGGCCCCGCTGAGCGAGCAGCCGGTGCCGTCGGCGCCCTGGCCGCCGAGCACCAGCCGCCAGCGCCGCAGCCGTTCCTGATCGCCTTGGCCCCGACCGTGGTTGTGGTCGGCCTCGCCGTGAAGCTCGGCGTCACCGTGAAGGCCGGCGTCACCGTGAAGGCCGGCGTCACCGTGAAGGCCGGCGTCACCGTGAAGGCCGGCGTCACCGTGAGGGTCGCCTTGTGTCATCGGGCTGCCTCCATGGTGTCGTTGCCGTACAGGACGGGATCGAGGCCCAGCAGCAGGCGCACCGTCGGGACGACGGCCGCCGCGCGGTGCGGGTCCAGCCCGGGGCCGAAGCCCGGCGCGGCAGGGGCGCCTTGACCGCCGGAGTGCCCCTCGGCCGCGGGGCCCCGGCGGACCAGCTCGCCCAGGGTGCGGCGCACGCCCGTGTCGTACGCGGAGAAGGTGCGCCGCAGCAGGGGCAGGACGTCGGTGAACGCCTCGGCGGGAACGGAAATCAGCCAGCGGTCGACCAGGCCGAGCAGCCGCTCGTCGTGGACGAGCAGCATGCCGCCGCCCGCACCGCCGCCGATGAACCCCTCGATCCAGGAGGCCGCTTCGGGCGGCTCGGTGCCGGGCGAGAGCGCGAGCCCCATCAGCCGG is a window of Streptomyces violaceusniger Tu 4113 DNA encoding:
- a CDS encoding cell division protein PerM, with amino-acid sequence MTQTTDRSPSVSSRDRSAPRRSSAIREAFLGGVVAAGLGLGTFAVVVLLLWITSSSPDSSPDGALHVAADLWLLGHGADLVRTETLSGHTAPVGLTPLLLGIVPCWLLYRAAQHAVYQAGPEESEGQEGQWVPAESVVDPESVVDPRTAFAWVTGGYLMVGTAAVLYASGGPLRVDLLSALLHLPVVAAAIAAVGVWTAGGRFPLRLPGRANAGLRRLPGVGRTVRMAVSLAAYLAARGWCRRPRLTAALRAGTSGLVVLLGSGALLTATSMLSHAGAVQVTFLNLSDVWSGRFAVLLVSLALLPNAIVWGAAYGVGAGFTVGGGSVVAPLGITSYPQLPHFPLVAALPTDGSGGPLVWLTGIAAGMSVAWFIGVAAVRRPGKGEPRPPWGWGETLVLAGLAAGGCAAAMALLAGVSGGPLGIGILADLGPSWWRTGMITLAWTGVIGVPGAVVLRWYRLCVPTRASWPEWKATRAARQASRAQSRTEAKEARAVRVAAKAEARAVRAAAKAEEAEARAAMRPAVASPMESAEVREAMAEPWWQWLRPSGTQRKRNRNRNRELEAGGGAEAGREAGVGAMAGLATAAGTPNAAGTADRPRRWTLNRKPTPEPHPQPPTESQPATPELSPAPDDTRREP
- the sucD gene encoding succinate--CoA ligase subunit alpha, which gives rise to MAIFLTKESKVIVQGMTGSEGQKHTRRMLASGTNIVGGVNPRKAGTTVDFDGSEIPVFGSVKEAVDATGADVTVIFVPEKFTKGAVIEAIDAEIPLAVVITEGIAVHDSANFWAYAGKKGNKTRIIGPNCPGLITPGQSNAGIIPADITKPGRIGLVSKSGTLTYQMMYELRDIGFSSCVGIGGDPIIGTTHIDALAAFEADPDTDLIVMIGEIGGDAEERAADFIKANVTKPVVGYVAGFTAPEGKTMGHAGAIVSGSSGTAQAKKEALEAAGVKVGKTPSETARLARAALAG
- the sucC gene encoding ADP-forming succinate--CoA ligase subunit beta gives rise to the protein MDLFEYQARDLFAKHGVPVLAGEVIDTPEAAREVAERLGGRAVVKAQVKVGGRGKAGGVKLASDPADAVEKAGQILGMDIKGHTVHKVMLAQTADIKEEYYVSFLLDRTNRTFLAMASVEGGVEIEVVAEQNPEALAKIPVDAIEGVTQEKAAEIVAAAKFPAEIADQVVEVLQKLWVVFIKEDALLVEVNPLVKADDGKIIALDGKVSLDENAAFRQPEHEALEDKAAANPLEAAAKAKGLNYVKLDGEVGIIGNGAGLVMSTLDVVAYAGENHGNVKPANFLDIGGGASAEVMANGLEIILGDPDVKSVFVNVFGGITACDAVANGIVQALELLKSKGEDVSKPLVVRLDGNNAELGRKILTDANHPLVQQVDTMDGAAERAAELAAK
- a CDS encoding VWA domain-containing protein, which codes for MTQGDPHGDAGLHGDAGLHGDAGLHGDAGLHGDAELHGEADHNHGRGQGDQERLRRWRLVLGGQGADGTGCSLSGADAAMDRTLEALYGSGGGAGHGGGGTVAGRSGGPQGAASGARSGGLGGSAPQVARWLGDIRTYFPTSVVQVMQRDAIDRLGLSALLLEPEMLEAVEADVHLVGTLLSLNKAMPETTKNTARAVVRKVVEDLEKRLATRTRATLTGALDRSTRISRPRHRDIDWDRTIRANLKNYLPAHRTVVPERLIGYGRAARGVKKDVVLCVDQSGSMAASVVYASVFGAVLASMRSLATRLVVFDTSVVDLTDELDDPVDVLFGTQLGGGTDINRALAYCQSKITRPADTVVVLISDLYEGGIREEMLGRVAAMKASGVQFVTLLALSDEGAPSYDREHAAALAALGAPAFACTPDLFPEVMAAAIERRQLPIPDMAIHQ